A region of the bacterium genome:
CGCGGGAATGCGCCTCGTTATTCTTACCGCCTGCGACCGTGATTTCAAACAGGATATGACAAAATACTGAAATATATAAGGTTATGCTGTGACTGGGAAATTTCTCGTACTTGCTCGCTTGAATCGTAGCGCTTGCTTTCAGCCGGTTTCAGATGCAAATTGTAGTCTGTTACTTGGCGAGAGGATATTACGTCGTGCGTGGTATGAGGTGACTTGGGGTGTTTCATGATGAAGCTAAGAATCTGTAACTGGCCTGCGGCCGCTATCGTTTTGCTGTTCTTCGCGTGCAAGTTCGCTGTAGCCGACTCCACGTTTGTTGCGGCCGGAAACGTCAGCGGCATATGGGACGCGGCGGGCAGCCCGTATGTCGTCCAAGGGAATTTGATCGTCCAGGCTTTGGACAGTCTCGAAATCGGCAACGGTGTCACGGTCCACTTTGAAGGACCATACGAATTGCGCGTCTTAGGCTACGTCGCGATTCAGGGACTCGCCGGCGACTCTGTACGGTTCACAACTGACACGCTTACAAATCCTGCAAAGTGGCGCGGTTTGAGCTTTATCAACGCAAATGACTCAAGCTACATAGAATACGCAATCTTCGAAAATGCCTTGGCGAACGGAGCAACGGCCTCCGACAGCCTTGGCGGTGCCATTTTCGCAGGCAGCGGCTCCATGGTCCGGATTGAGAACTCTACCTTTCGTTTCAACAGAAGCTCCGGTGAAGGCGGAGCTGTCTATTTCGCCAACTCAACGCTCCTGATGGACTCCTGTTTTTTCCAGAACAACCTATCGGACAGAGACGGTGGAGCTCTATTCATTCGCAGTTCTGCTGCCAGCATCGTGACACAGACCGTTTTTCAACGTAATAGAGCAGCACGCAGCGGAGGGGGGTTGTTTGTCAGAGGCGGCACCCCACAATTCACAAGCTGTGTATTTGACAGTAATTTGACCGGAGTCAACGGAACCGTACAGCTTCAACTATCAGAAGCTCGCTTTGACAGTTGCCTGTTAACCAACAACATTGCGAATTTGCACGGTGGCGGGTTTTCCTGCGAACAATCCAGCCCACGAATCTACGACTGTGTGATCCAGAATAACTCGACAAACTCTTTCGACGGAGGCGGAGTGTATCTTTGGGAGTCGTCTCCTCATATGCTACGCTGCCAAGTCCTGGGTAATTCTTCAGCAGATGATGGCGGAGGAATACACAGCTATCGCGAGCAATCAAACGGACTTTTCGAACAGTGCGAGATTCGAGGAAACTCGGCAGCTGGCGAAGGGGCCGGCGTATGGGTGACGTTGGACGGTGCCCCATCATTCGTCGACTGCATAATCAGTCAGAATACTGCTGGAACACATGGGGGTGGCGTGTTCCTGAGAAATAACGCTCGTCCATCATTCGTCAATTGCAACATTGACAGCAATCTGGCGCATGGGGACGGTGGAGGAATCTCCATTCGTCAATCGCTCCCCGTACTGGTCGAATGCTCATTCCGTCAGAACACTGCATACGAGAGTGGCGGAGGGGTACAGCTTTGGGAAGCGGCCGATGCAGTGCTTGACGGTTGTGTGATCTCCAACAATTCGGCAAGTCTGCCGGGCGGAGGAATCGCTGCCAATCAGAGCAAGCTGACAGCAACGAATTGTATCGTGGTGCGAAACAACGCTGCTTCGGGTGCGGGCGGAGTAGCTGTTCAAGTCGCAGCCAACGTCAACATTGCTCATGCAACCATTGCCGCAAACAGTGGGCGCGGCGTATCTGTTGAGTCCGGACTTGCGAATATTGAAAATAGTATCATCGCTCACTCCGGCGCGGAGGCCGTGTACTTTTCAGCCGCCGCAAACTCGCGTATAACCTATTCAACGATTTCAGGGATGATTGAGTTTGCCAGTGGCAATTCGGATCAGGGTCCTGCATGGATCGGAGTTCCAGTAGCGGTCAATGGCAACGGCGACTCCTGTGACACGTATTTCAACGTGTTCAGCGATCCGATGTTCACAGACACTACTGGAGGAGATTGGTCATTGTCAACCGGAAGCGCTGCGGTGGGTTCCGGGAACTGGCTATCCGTCACGACGGATCAGATAGGCAATGATAGGCCTTTTCCCGCAGGAACACTTCCTGATATGGGGGCATTGGAGAGTGAACTGGGACAGGCGCCGACAGGATTGTTTGGAACTCTGTCAGGGATGATTGGGCCAGGCGAAGTGAAGGTCGTGGCAGATGTCCTTGTCGACTATCTGGATACCTTGAGGATTGCCGCAGGAACAAATATCACGTTTTGCGGACCGAGCGGCCTGCTCGTACTCGGCGAGCTACATGCACGTGGCTCACTGACGGATTCGATTCGATTCACCACGGATACTCTAACCAATCCCGGGAGATGGCAAGGTATTCGATTTGAAGGGAACTCGTCTGCAAGTGTATTGGAGTATACGGAAGTATCTGATGCCTCGGCGATAGTTCTGGGAAGACGGCAGGAAGGTGGGGGACTACGAATTGCGGGGGTTTCTCCTACAGTTTCAAGAAGTCTGTTTGCCCGTCTTTCCGCACTGCGCGGAGGCGGAGTGTATTGTACCGGTACTTCAACACCGAGTTTCACTGCCTGCAACTTCGTTTCTTGCAAAGCAGACTCCGGTGGTGTTTTCTACGTCAAGAGCGGTGCGGCACCAGTATTAGATAGGTGCAATTTGTCAGGTGGATACGCACGTGCTGGTGGTGGATATCTTGGTGAAGGGTCAAGTGGTTCGATCCGAAACTCCCGCATTGAGGGCAATGCCGCTATTACCGCAGGTGCAGGGATATTTCTCACCACCTCGTCTACGATTCTCGAAAACAACCTATTGCTGAGCAACTCTTCCGCTGGTGACGGTGGCGCGATCTGGCTCTCGGGTTCTTCAGCCCAAGTAAAATTCTGTTCGATTGCAGGAAATTCCGCGACAAACGGAGCGGGTGTTTATATCCGGTTTGGCACTCCTCAGATTAACAATAGCATCATCGCCGACAACATTGGGGGTGGCATCTACTTCTACGTGGCCTCCCTTTCATCGGTGCGCTACAATTGCGTCGCGTCAAACAGCGGGGGGAATTTCGTGCTGTTTGCCAATTCTCCCACGCAAGGACCTGCGGGGATTGGGATACTGGACAGCGTGAATGCAAATGGTGATCCATGCGATCGTCACTACAATCACATCCAGAATCCCGAGTGGGTGGCAGGTACCGGACACAACTACTATCTCTCGCAGATTGCTGCGGGGGATTTGGTTAACTCGCCCTGCGTGAATGCCGGCGATCCTGCCGTGTTCCCGCCTGCCGGTACAACAAGGACGGACTATCTGAGTGACATCAACGCACCGGATCAGGGTTATCATGGACCTCAACTGCTGGGCTTCGCTCCCGCAATAAACAACCTGGCTATTCAATGTGTTGGGGATAGCATTCATCTGTATTGGAGCTATGAAAATTCAGGGATATTCTACATTAAGACTGATTCGAGCTCTTCGGGTGCATTCCTCACAACAATCGCCGTCACTGCCGATACGACCGTTACCCTTCCGTACGCCGCACCCATTCATCCGACCCGGGCATTCTTTAGAATCGTTGCGGAATCCGCAGAGTAGCAATGTTTCATGCAACGATCAACCAGCCCTCAGAACCTCTTAATCGCATGTCTCAAAATCACTGTCGCGCTTAGCAACTCTTTGGACACATTTATGCTAAGTCACTTCACCCTCAATATAAAGCAAGATGACTCCATCTTGGCTCGGTGTTTTCGATAACTTAGGACGGAATATGATGACACGTCTGTTACATTCACTACTATTGACATTATTGTGTTGCTTAATAACACAGTACTCGACCTATGCAAAGCAGCCGCTGAAGAATATGCTCACCTCGCGGCTCGCAGAAATTGAGATCAAGTCACCCCTGGACGCTCAAGCTATTCAAGATGCGGGCGGAATATTTGATCACTATCGGGGGTCCAAAGCGCACGTCTATCTGCTTCAAGAGGACTTTGACATTCTCAGGGCACGCGGCTTTAACGTGCAGTGGTTGCAGGAAGTGCGTGAAGAGCACTCACCTCTGGACGAGTACCACGAGAATGCAGACATCGAGGCACACTTTGTCGCTTGGGCGGCAGCTTATCCATCTCTCTTCACATATCAGAGCATAGGCAACTCCGTTCAGGGAAGACCGCTGTGGTTCGCGAAAATCTCAGATAACGTGACTGACGACGAGCCTGAGATTGAGGTGAAGTACATTGCTGCGATGCATGGTGATGAGTTGGCAGGACTCGAAAACTGCCTACGCCTGATCGATACTCTTTTGACCGGTTACGGCGTTGACCCCGTATTGACCGGACTGGTGAACGATTTTGAAGTTTGGATAATGCCGTTGATGAATCCCGATGGTCGGGATGCCGGAACTCTGGGTCAACGCTGGAATGCCAATGGCATCGACCTCAACCGAGATTTTCCTGACCGAGTCGATGACTCGACAAATACGACAGCGGGAAGACAGATTGAGACAGCTCATGTTATGAACTTCAGTGCGACTCGAACTTTTGTAATCTCGGCAAATTTCCACGGCGGGGCAGTCGTTGCGAACTATCCTTGGGACAGCAATTACAGTGGTTCGGACGTTTTTTCCCCAACACCCGAGAACACTTTGTTTCACCACATCTCGCTGGTGTATTCGCAATCGAACAATACAATGTACAATAACAGCGCCTTCCCCCCAGACGGAACAACCAACGGTGCCGATTGGTACCAGGTTCGTGGCGGGATGCAGGACTGGAATTATGTGTGGATGGGCTGCAAAGAAGTTACGATGGAGATCTCGAACACAAAGTCAGGTCCGGAAAGCGCGTTAGATAGTTTATGGCGAGAGAATCGCCAGAGTATGATAAACTACTTGCTCACCGCCCGTGAAGGGGTTCGCGGATTTGTCACCGACGCCGAATCTGGAAATCCTGTGCGCGCACGAGTCATGCTTGCAAACATCCCCTATGTGACGTACAGCAGTGCGCTTCATGGTGAGTATTTCCGTATGCTGCAGTCCGGCGTCTATTCATTGACGTTTTCAGCACCCGGTTATGAGAGCCAAACAGTAAACGGGGTGAATGTTGTGAACGGAACACCGACAATTCTGAACATCCAGTTGAATCCGCTTCCGCGTCCTGAGATAGCTCTCCTGCCCGCCAGTGTGGAGCAGGCTATGCCGAGCTGCAGCGTCACAGATCTTGAACTTGCAGTGCAGAACACGGGCGAGATCACATTGAATTGGGATTCGCAAGAGCTCGGCTTTAGCGCAACAAACTACGGTGCGGGAGATGGCGGACCGCGTTGGATTGACAGCCGTGCGCCAGGAGGGCCAGCCTACTCCTGGGTAGATATCAGTGCAATCGGCACCGCTGTTTCGTTTACGCTGGATGATCAGAATCTCGGCCCTTACGCGATCGGTTTCACTTTCCCGTTTTACGGAATGAACTACACGCAGTTTCGAGTCTCTGCCAATGGCTGGCTGTCCTTCACTTCCACCGCGACGGGAGCGACTTCCTATAACAACACTGCTCTTCCAAGCAATTCCGCTCCTGAGAATATCCTTGCAGTTTGGTGGGATGACCTAAGTCCGCAGCGTGCCGGAACGAACGTGAGACGCTGGACCAACAACTTAGATAGCCTTGTCGTATCATTTCAGAACATCCAGAGCTATGCGAACAACGGGCTATACAACTTCGAGATAATACTGACTGCGGACGGCGGAATAACCTACCTGTATGGAAACATGGGTACGAACCGCCTAAACTCGTCAACAATTGGATTGCAGAATAACGATCGTACTCGTGGCGTTACGGTTTTGAATAATTCGGTCTATATCTCGAATGATATGGCCATCAAGTTTTGTCCCGGTGTCGCCGTGCAAACCATCCCACCAGCCGGATCAGTGGCCCCGGGGCAACAGCAACTTGTAACACTCCGACTGTCATCATGCTGCCTTCCAGACGGGATCAGCCTTTCCAGATTGAGATTTACCTCAGACGATCCCACGCGTCCAACGGTTGACTTGCCCATCACGATTGACTCTGGGAACTTTCTCGCGCCATCGCCGGTTATCGATTTGACGATTGTCGTGACGGAAACGGGTGCAGAACTGCGCTGGACCACTGCCGAGAATGCGAATTCTTACTCCATCTGGAGCAGCACCGTGTGGCCTCCGGAGATAGGGAATTCCGTCCTTCTTGGCACAACAACCGGAACTTCATTTGCCGTCTCGACGGATCTTCCCGGAACGGAGTACTTCATAGTTGTTTCGGAGCGATAGGTTGTAGAAAGGTGGCGAGATTGGCTGAACAGCTGATGCGCAAGACAACTTTTCCGCCGGATTCACTGGACAATACAGACCGA
Encoded here:
- a CDS encoding right-handed parallel beta-helix repeat-containing protein; this encodes MMKLRICNWPAAAIVLLFFACKFAVADSTFVAAGNVSGIWDAAGSPYVVQGNLIVQALDSLEIGNGVTVHFEGPYELRVLGYVAIQGLAGDSVRFTTDTLTNPAKWRGLSFINANDSSYIEYAIFENALANGATASDSLGGAIFAGSGSMVRIENSTFRFNRSSGEGGAVYFANSTLLMDSCFFQNNLSDRDGGALFIRSSAASIVTQTVFQRNRAARSGGGLFVRGGTPQFTSCVFDSNLTGVNGTVQLQLSEARFDSCLLTNNIANLHGGGFSCEQSSPRIYDCVIQNNSTNSFDGGGVYLWESSPHMLRCQVLGNSSADDGGGIHSYREQSNGLFEQCEIRGNSAAGEGAGVWVTLDGAPSFVDCIISQNTAGTHGGGVFLRNNARPSFVNCNIDSNLAHGDGGGISIRQSLPVLVECSFRQNTAYESGGGVQLWEAADAVLDGCVISNNSASLPGGGIAANQSKLTATNCIVVRNNAASGAGGVAVQVAANVNIAHATIAANSGRGVSVESGLANIENSIIAHSGAEAVYFSAAANSRITYSTISGMIEFASGNSDQGPAWIGVPVAVNGNGDSCDTYFNVFSDPMFTDTTGGDWSLSTGSAAVGSGNWLSVTTDQIGNDRPFPAGTLPDMGALESELGQAPTGLFGTLSGMIGPGEVKVVADVLVDYLDTLRIAAGTNITFCGPSGLLVLGELHARGSLTDSIRFTTDTLTNPGRWQGIRFEGNSSASVLEYTEVSDASAIVLGRRQEGGGLRIAGVSPTVSRSLFARLSALRGGGVYCTGTSTPSFTACNFVSCKADSGGVFYVKSGAAPVLDRCNLSGGYARAGGGYLGEGSSGSIRNSRIEGNAAITAGAGIFLTTSSTILENNLLLSNSSAGDGGAIWLSGSSAQVKFCSIAGNSATNGAGVYIRFGTPQINNSIIADNIGGGIYFYVASLSSVRYNCVASNSGGNFVLFANSPTQGPAGIGILDSVNANGDPCDRHYNHIQNPEWVAGTGHNYYLSQIAAGDLVNSPCVNAGDPAVFPPAGTTRTDYLSDINAPDQGYHGPQLLGFAPAINNLAIQCVGDSIHLYWSYENSGIFYIKTDSSSSGAFLTTIAVTADTTVTLPYAAPIHPTRAFFRIVAESAE
- a CDS encoding carboxypeptidase regulatory-like domain-containing protein, yielding MMTRLLHSLLLTLLCCLITQYSTYAKQPLKNMLTSRLAEIEIKSPLDAQAIQDAGGIFDHYRGSKAHVYLLQEDFDILRARGFNVQWLQEVREEHSPLDEYHENADIEAHFVAWAAAYPSLFTYQSIGNSVQGRPLWFAKISDNVTDDEPEIEVKYIAAMHGDELAGLENCLRLIDTLLTGYGVDPVLTGLVNDFEVWIMPLMNPDGRDAGTLGQRWNANGIDLNRDFPDRVDDSTNTTAGRQIETAHVMNFSATRTFVISANFHGGAVVANYPWDSNYSGSDVFSPTPENTLFHHISLVYSQSNNTMYNNSAFPPDGTTNGADWYQVRGGMQDWNYVWMGCKEVTMEISNTKSGPESALDSLWRENRQSMINYLLTAREGVRGFVTDAESGNPVRARVMLANIPYVTYSSALHGEYFRMLQSGVYSLTFSAPGYESQTVNGVNVVNGTPTILNIQLNPLPRPEIALLPASVEQAMPSCSVTDLELAVQNTGEITLNWDSQELGFSATNYGAGDGGPRWIDSRAPGGPAYSWVDISAIGTAVSFTLDDQNLGPYAIGFTFPFYGMNYTQFRVSANGWLSFTSTATGATSYNNTALPSNSAPENILAVWWDDLSPQRAGTNVRRWTNNLDSLVVSFQNIQSYANNGLYNFEIILTADGGITYLYGNMGTNRLNSSTIGLQNNDRTRGVTVLNNSVYISNDMAIKFCPGVAVQTIPPAGSVAPGQQQLVTLRLSSCCLPDGISLSRLRFTSDDPTRPTVDLPITIDSGNFLAPSPVIDLTIVVTETGAELRWTTAENANSYSIWSSTVWPPEIGNSVLLGTTTGTSFAVSTDLPGTEYFIVVSER